One Leptospira sp. WS60.C2 genomic region harbors:
- a CDS encoding L-2-amino-thiazoline-4-carboxylic acid hydrolase: MNDYRKNFRQFVKQFYPKDFESIIASIDTQYILISADTKFSKISKNPIDRRLDISSYFLALIKTLDEKAETFEKIRKMCLDITVACIRPKSRVHAYFRRLIPKVINSWLARLLLQALHKRVSVNNNSDGFIANIITDNQETLGFGYGIDIIECGICKLFKKHNYSKYASILCEIDEITSELAGLQLLRKGTIANGAKKCDFRFKTKE, from the coding sequence ATGAACGATTACAGAAAAAATTTTCGGCAATTTGTAAAACAATTTTATCCCAAGGACTTTGAAAGTATTATTGCTAGCATTGATACACAATATATTCTAATTTCGGCAGATACGAAATTTTCTAAGATTTCTAAAAATCCTATTGATAGACGGCTCGATATTAGTTCATACTTTTTAGCACTAATAAAGACACTTGATGAGAAAGCTGAGACCTTTGAGAAAATCAGAAAAATGTGCCTTGATATAACTGTAGCTTGCATTCGGCCAAAAAGTAGAGTTCATGCGTATTTTAGACGGCTTATACCAAAAGTAATAAACTCTTGGCTTGCAAGACTCTTATTACAAGCATTGCATAAGCGAGTGAGTGTAAACAATAACTCGGACGGTTTTATTGCTAACATAATAACTGATAATCAAGAAACATTGGGATTTGGTTACGGCATTGATATAATTGAATGCGGAATTTGTAAATTGTTCAAGAAGCATAACTATTCCAAATATGCTTCAATACTTTGTGAGATTGACGAAATTACTTCAGAACTGGCAGGACTTCAACTATTGAGAAAAGGAACCATTGCAAACGGAGCAAAAAAATGTGATTTTAGATTTAAAACAAAAGAATGA
- a CDS encoding phosphatase PAP2 family protein, which produces MNVIILAQTSFWFSDQTLDLIHNWDHYFGSVLYPLSVLFHYIGGSVFFLCLVSFIYAYLRPKLAFELAIALLTSGVFGLLTKFYLESPRPFPYPEAYDEKAFGMPSSHVYSSFVVWGLLAYRIPNLLMRFISVFIILFMPFSRMYLKVHFLGDVSLGFVLGAIHLFICILILQKLDKINLSHYFIQSEKYQTLSLLGIVITLSPIVLNSPFLSAEHYQSLSAVLMSSGSLAGFWIGILYYPRFSKHKFLTWSLKFTDDPNFWKIVVIRAIVLLLILILFYVIPGIIIKASILKDDLIIRYLRYMLVTFSLILFFPILMQRIASGKYFVY; this is translated from the coding sequence ATGAATGTCATTATCTTAGCACAAACTTCTTTTTGGTTTTCAGACCAAACTCTTGACCTAATCCACAATTGGGATCATTACTTTGGTTCCGTCCTCTATCCACTTTCTGTTCTCTTTCACTATATAGGTGGATCAGTTTTCTTTCTATGCTTGGTCTCTTTTATATACGCCTATCTCCGGCCCAAACTAGCTTTTGAATTGGCTATAGCTCTACTAACTTCGGGAGTTTTTGGTTTATTGACAAAATTTTATTTAGAGAGCCCGCGTCCTTTCCCTTATCCAGAAGCGTATGATGAAAAAGCCTTTGGGATGCCTTCCAGTCATGTGTATTCGAGTTTTGTCGTTTGGGGTTTGTTAGCTTATCGAATTCCGAATCTTTTGATGCGATTCATTTCGGTTTTTATCATACTATTTATGCCTTTCTCCCGCATGTATCTAAAAGTACATTTTTTGGGGGACGTAAGTTTGGGTTTTGTTTTAGGTGCAATTCACTTGTTCATTTGTATACTAATTCTACAAAAATTAGATAAAATCAATCTTTCCCATTACTTCATTCAGTCGGAAAAGTATCAAACTCTGAGTTTGCTTGGAATTGTAATTACTCTTTCACCCATCGTACTCAATTCGCCTTTTCTATCAGCAGAACACTACCAGAGTTTGTCAGCAGTGCTGATGTCTTCCGGAAGCTTAGCGGGATTTTGGATTGGAATCTTATATTATCCTAGGTTTTCTAAACATAAATTTTTAACTTGGTCACTGAAGTTTACCGATGATCCTAATTTTTGGAAAATAGTGGTTATACGAGCAATTGTTTTATTGTTAATCTTGATTTTGTTTTATGTAATTCCTGGAATCATCATCAAAGCTTCCATTTTAAAAGATGATCTTATCATTCGTTATCTTAGATATATGTTAGTCACTTTTTCATTGATTCTATTTTTTCCAATCCTCATGCAAAGAATAGCCTCTGGGAAATATTTTGTATATTGA
- a CDS encoding caspase family protein gives MGEIKMIRKALLLGNTRGLEGVKVDIKDFSDFLKSDFGGGWLPNELEIKYNINKAELLSILSSLKVDPPDLLIILFSGHGGQERKTILELNSYGETIEENQLRNIGIRQINIYDCCRSYPENYQENVNVYNVYKSIYSEDRRKTIRHLYEKRILQSAKNQQILLYSCRIGEKSYDTPNGAVYLNNFLKAAKNLLAKEKLVIEAHQEAIEPTRNYSKKEFNAEQNPQSIVPKLLTNQQLIISINPNQIN, from the coding sequence ATGGGAGAAATTAAAATGATCCGAAAGGCACTTTTGCTGGGAAATACACGAGGATTGGAAGGCGTAAAAGTTGACATTAAGGATTTTAGTGATTTTCTGAAATCTGACTTTGGTGGTGGCTGGTTACCAAATGAATTGGAAATTAAATATAACATAAATAAAGCTGAATTGCTCTCAATACTATCATCTTTAAAAGTAGATCCTCCCGATTTATTGATAATTCTTTTTAGTGGTCATGGTGGGCAGGAGAGAAAGACAATTTTGGAATTAAATTCTTATGGAGAAACAATTGAGGAAAATCAATTACGAAATATAGGTATTCGACAAATCAATATTTATGACTGCTGTCGAAGTTATCCAGAAAACTATCAAGAAAATGTAAATGTTTATAATGTATACAAAAGTATTTATTCTGAGGATAGAAGAAAAACTATTAGACATCTTTATGAAAAAAGAATCCTCCAGTCAGCAAAAAATCAACAAATTCTCCTTTATTCATGCAGAATAGGTGAGAAATCTTATGATACTCCGAACGGTGCAGTTTACTTGAATAATTTTCTAAAAGCTGCAAAAAATTTATTAGCAAAGGAAAAGCTTGTTATTGAAGCACATCAAGAAGCAATCGAACCTACTAGAAATTATTCAAAGAAAGAATTTAACGCTGAACAAAACCCTCAATCAATTGTTCCAAAATTATTAACAAACCAACAACTAATAATATCAATCAACCCAAATCAAATTAATTAA
- a CDS encoding N-acetyltransferase family protein gives MNLVYTEFLNININEKFFDSLRTDYKEFDKWFLKKQNEKAYIFRENSELQGFLYLKIENSEVNDVEPKLPANKRLKIGTMKIDAHGTRLGERFLKKAIDYAVREKVNEIYVTVFPKHKALILLFEEYGFEKVGVKKTSNGEELVLLKSFSKLKNNLLLDYPIINAKKNRKYLLSIYPKWHTELFPDSILNTESIDIIEDISHTNSIHKIYLTSMKIGSVKRGDIIVIYRTKDDNGPAWYRSVATSICVVEDVKLSRTFTIQKFLELGAKYSVFDEQELRKWHAREGSFVITMTYNAAMSKRLTMQTLVEKIGLDKEEYWGFRELTDNQFKSIVKLGGINEDFIVY, from the coding sequence ATGAACTTAGTATATACAGAATTTTTAAATATAAACATTAATGAAAAATTTTTCGATAGCTTGCGAACCGACTATAAAGAATTCGATAAATGGTTTTTAAAAAAGCAAAACGAAAAGGCTTACATTTTTAGAGAAAACTCTGAATTGCAAGGTTTTCTTTATCTAAAAATTGAAAATTCAGAAGTTAATGATGTCGAACCAAAATTGCCCGCAAATAAAAGGTTAAAAATTGGAACGATGAAAATTGACGCACATGGAACAAGGCTTGGAGAGCGTTTTTTAAAAAAAGCAATAGATTATGCAGTGCGAGAAAAAGTTAACGAGATATACGTAACTGTATTTCCCAAGCATAAGGCTTTAATTTTATTATTTGAAGAATATGGATTTGAAAAAGTTGGAGTTAAGAAAACCTCAAATGGAGAGGAATTAGTCCTTTTAAAATCATTTTCAAAATTAAAAAATAATCTACTTTTAGATTATCCAATCATAAATGCAAAAAAAAATCGTAAATATCTACTTTCAATTTATCCGAAGTGGCATACTGAATTATTCCCTGATTCAATTTTAAATACTGAAAGCATAGATATAATTGAAGATATCTCCCATACAAATAGCATTCATAAGATATACTTAACATCTATGAAAATTGGAAGTGTGAAACGTGGTGATATTATCGTAATTTATCGAACAAAGGATGACAACGGACCAGCATGGTACCGTTCAGTAGCAACTAGTATTTGTGTAGTAGAAGACGTAAAACTCTCTAGAACTTTTACGATACAAAAATTTCTAGAATTAGGTGCAAAATACAGTGTTTTCGATGAACAAGAACTACGGAAGTGGCATGCGAGGGAAGGTAGTTTTGTCATCACCATGACCTATAATGCTGCCATGTCGAAAAGGCTTACAATGCAGACTCTCGTGGAAAAAATTGGATTAGATAAAGAAGAATACTGGGGATTTCGAGAATTAACCGATAATCAATTTAAATCAATCGTAAAATTGGGTGGCATTAATGAAGATTTTATTGTCTATTAA
- a CDS encoding ASCH domain-containing protein: MKILLSIKPEFVEKIFNGEKKFEYRKRGMKNPKFTKVVVYSTMPVGKLIGEFEIEKVLSGSPEEIWEKTSEYSGIQKVFFDNYYCNTDSAIALKIKNVVQYKKPKEPKAVFKNFKAPQSFSYVNI, encoded by the coding sequence ATGAAGATTTTATTGTCTATTAAACCAGAATTTGTAGAAAAAATCTTTAATGGTGAAAAGAAATTTGAATATAGAAAACGTGGGATGAAAAATCCCAAATTTACCAAAGTAGTTGTCTATTCTACTATGCCCGTCGGAAAACTTATTGGTGAATTCGAAATAGAGAAGGTATTATCGGGATCACCCGAAGAAATCTGGGAAAAAACCTCTGAATATAGCGGTATTCAAAAAGTATTTTTTGATAATTATTACTGCAACACTGATTCTGCTATAGCTTTAAAAATTAAAAATGTTGTCCAATACAAAAAGCCGAAAGAACCTAAAGCTGTTTTTAAAAATTTCAAAGCGCCTCAATCATTCAGCTACGTAAATATTTGA